One Amphiprion ocellaris isolate individual 3 ecotype Okinawa chromosome 5, ASM2253959v1, whole genome shotgun sequence genomic region harbors:
- the LOC111576924 gene encoding tubby-related protein 1-like isoform X2: MSAEKKPKKKKEEANGTTEAKLNGTEAKPKKSKTKKSEDVVEEDSSAIQNGKKVKKKKPEKDKEEPEKEKEKEPKKKTKSAPKKKKGSDTDDDDDDDDEEDTPKKKTKKKTTKDSSPSASSAKEKKSKSKEDKDSDGKEKKSKSKEKDKKKEPASMFQINGEKESKSKKKAAKSDSDDSEEETKSTKSKKKSTAGSASMFQTSADKDKDKKTKKKAKAEESDDSESEKEEKSKKKKGKGKKKKERSPSPEIEFDNLEKFVMQPAPQGVTVKCRVTRDQRGMDKSLYPLYYLHLDNDKKTFLLAGRKRKKSTTSNYLISIDATDLSRGGENFVGKLRSNLMGTKFTVFDNALNPERALPDMSNARQELAGIIYETNVLGMKGPRRMTVVIPGMDKDNDRVPLRPRSDCDGLLIRHQNRRMENLIELHNKTPVWNEETASHVLNFNGRVTQASIKNFQIVHSKDLDYIVMQFGRIADDIFTLDYNYPMCAVQAFAIALSSFDGKIACE; encoded by the exons ATGTCTGCAGAGAAG AAGcctaaaaagaagaaagaggaggccAATGGCACGACGGAAGCTAAGTTAAACGGAACGGAGgctaaaccaaaaaaatcaaagacCAAGAAGAGTGAAGATGTAGTAGAAGAGGACAGTTCTGCCATCCAAA ATGGaaagaaagtgaagaaaaagaaaccagaaaaagacaaagaagaacctgaaaaagaaaaagagaaagagccaaaaaagaaaaccaaaagtgctccaaagaagaagaaag GTTCAGACACAGACGACGACGATGACGACGACGATGAAGAGGACACCCCCAAaaagaaaactaagaaaaaaacgACAAAGGACAGCTCTCCATCGGCAAGCTCTGCCAAggagaaaaaatctaaatctaaag aggACAAAGATTctgatggaaaagaaaaaaaatccaagtcaaaggaaaaagacaagaagaaagAGCCAGCTTCGATGTTCCAGATAAATGGAGAAAAAGAGtctaaaagtaaaaagaaag CTGCCAAATCCGACAGTGATGACAGTGAAGAGGAGACAAAGTCGACTAAATCAAAGAAGAAATCCACCGCTGGCTCTGCATCCATGTTCCAGACATCAGCAGATAAGGACAAGgacaagaagacaaagaaaaaag caaaggcagaggaaagtGATGATTCTGAgtcagaaaaagaagagaaatctAAGAAAAAGAAGGGCaaagggaagaagaaaaag GAGAGATCTCCCTCACCTGAGATTGAGTTTGACAACCTGGAGAAGTTTGTGATGCAGCCGGCTCCTCAGGGCGTCACCGTCAAATGCAGAGTGACTCGGGACCAGAGAGGGATGGACAAAAGCCTCTACCCTCTGTATTACCTGCATCTGGACAACGACAAGAAG ACATTCCTGTTGGCTgggaggaaaaggaagaaaagcaCAACTTCCAATTACCTCATTTCCATCGATGCCACAGATCTGTCAAGAGGTGGAGAGAATTTTGTCGGGAAGCTGAG GTCAAATTTAATGGGGACTAAGTTCACAGTATTTGACAACGCTCTGAATCCAGAAAGAGCACTTCCAGACATGTCTAATGCACGCCAGGAGTTAGCTGGCATCATCTAT GAAACAAACGTTTTAGGGATGAAAGGGCCGAGAAGGATGACAGTCGTCATCCCAGGAATGGACAAGGACAACGATCGAGTGCCACTCCGACCAAGAAGT GATTGTGACGGCTTGTTGATAAGGCACCAGAACAGAAGGATGGAGAATCTGATCGAGCTTCACAACAAGACGCCCGTGTGGAACGAAGAAACGGCGTCCCACGTGCTGAACTTCAACGGCAGGGTCACCCAGGCCTCCATCAAGAACTTCCAGATAGTCCACAGCAAAGACT TGGACTACATCGTGATGCAGTTCGGTCGGATAGCCGATGACATTTTCACGCTGGACTACAACTACCCGATGTGCGCCGTGCAGGCCTTTGCAATCGCACTCTCCAGCTTCGACGGCAAAATCGCTTGTGAATAA
- the LOC111576924 gene encoding tubby-related protein 1-like isoform X1, whose protein sequence is MPLHNHTVKEAWTNDRTQEEEASGSDPQLQKPKKKKEEANGTTEAKLNGTEAKPKKSKTKKSEDVVEEDSSAIQNGKKVKKKKPEKDKEEPEKEKEKEPKKKTKSAPKKKKGSDTDDDDDDDDEEDTPKKKTKKKTTKDSSPSASSAKEKKSKSKEDKDSDGKEKKSKSKEKDKKKEPASMFQINGEKESKSKKKAAKSDSDDSEEETKSTKSKKKSTAGSASMFQTSADKDKDKKTKKKAKAEESDDSESEKEEKSKKKKGKGKKKKERSPSPEIEFDNLEKFVMQPAPQGVTVKCRVTRDQRGMDKSLYPLYYLHLDNDKKTFLLAGRKRKKSTTSNYLISIDATDLSRGGENFVGKLRSNLMGTKFTVFDNALNPERALPDMSNARQELAGIIYETNVLGMKGPRRMTVVIPGMDKDNDRVPLRPRSDCDGLLIRHQNRRMENLIELHNKTPVWNEETASHVLNFNGRVTQASIKNFQIVHSKDLDYIVMQFGRIADDIFTLDYNYPMCAVQAFAIALSSFDGKIACE, encoded by the exons ATGCCTCTCCACAATCACACCGTCAAAGAGGCCTGGACAAACGACAG GACTCAAGAGGAGGAAGCTTCTGGTTCGGACCCACAGCTGCAG AAGcctaaaaagaagaaagaggaggccAATGGCACGACGGAAGCTAAGTTAAACGGAACGGAGgctaaaccaaaaaaatcaaagacCAAGAAGAGTGAAGATGTAGTAGAAGAGGACAGTTCTGCCATCCAAA ATGGaaagaaagtgaagaaaaagaaaccagaaaaagacaaagaagaacctgaaaaagaaaaagagaaagagccaaaaaagaaaaccaaaagtgctccaaagaagaagaaag GTTCAGACACAGACGACGACGATGACGACGACGATGAAGAGGACACCCCCAAaaagaaaactaagaaaaaaacgACAAAGGACAGCTCTCCATCGGCAAGCTCTGCCAAggagaaaaaatctaaatctaaag aggACAAAGATTctgatggaaaagaaaaaaaatccaagtcaaaggaaaaagacaagaagaaagAGCCAGCTTCGATGTTCCAGATAAATGGAGAAAAAGAGtctaaaagtaaaaagaaag CTGCCAAATCCGACAGTGATGACAGTGAAGAGGAGACAAAGTCGACTAAATCAAAGAAGAAATCCACCGCTGGCTCTGCATCCATGTTCCAGACATCAGCAGATAAGGACAAGgacaagaagacaaagaaaaaag caaaggcagaggaaagtGATGATTCTGAgtcagaaaaagaagagaaatctAAGAAAAAGAAGGGCaaagggaagaagaaaaag GAGAGATCTCCCTCACCTGAGATTGAGTTTGACAACCTGGAGAAGTTTGTGATGCAGCCGGCTCCTCAGGGCGTCACCGTCAAATGCAGAGTGACTCGGGACCAGAGAGGGATGGACAAAAGCCTCTACCCTCTGTATTACCTGCATCTGGACAACGACAAGAAG ACATTCCTGTTGGCTgggaggaaaaggaagaaaagcaCAACTTCCAATTACCTCATTTCCATCGATGCCACAGATCTGTCAAGAGGTGGAGAGAATTTTGTCGGGAAGCTGAG GTCAAATTTAATGGGGACTAAGTTCACAGTATTTGACAACGCTCTGAATCCAGAAAGAGCACTTCCAGACATGTCTAATGCACGCCAGGAGTTAGCTGGCATCATCTAT GAAACAAACGTTTTAGGGATGAAAGGGCCGAGAAGGATGACAGTCGTCATCCCAGGAATGGACAAGGACAACGATCGAGTGCCACTCCGACCAAGAAGT GATTGTGACGGCTTGTTGATAAGGCACCAGAACAGAAGGATGGAGAATCTGATCGAGCTTCACAACAAGACGCCCGTGTGGAACGAAGAAACGGCGTCCCACGTGCTGAACTTCAACGGCAGGGTCACCCAGGCCTCCATCAAGAACTTCCAGATAGTCCACAGCAAAGACT TGGACTACATCGTGATGCAGTTCGGTCGGATAGCCGATGACATTTTCACGCTGGACTACAACTACCCGATGTGCGCCGTGCAGGCCTTTGCAATCGCACTCTCCAGCTTCGACGGCAAAATCGCTTGTGAATAA